The following coding sequences lie in one Limibacillus sp. genomic window:
- the fdhF gene encoding formate dehydrogenase subunit alpha translates to MAETKITFELNGETVEAAAGETIWQVAQRQGVEIPHLCYQPEPGYRADGNCRACMVEIEGERVLAASCIREPAEGMKVKTASERAKKARDMVFELLVADQPKREVAHDPESKFWHWAADMGVTESRFPKAEGSVIDNSHPAMAVNLDACIHCNLCVRACREVQVNDVIGMAYRGSKAQIIFDFDSAMGESTCVACGECVQACPTGALMEANLLDETGKRSVYSDKTVDSLCPYCGVGCQTTVHVKDDKVVQVDGRNGPANENRLCVKGRFGFDYIHNPNRLTKPLIRREDAPKAWDDKVADGNPLTHFREASWEEALERATAGLKKVYEEHGPKGIAGFGSAKGSNEEAYLFQKLIRQGFHTNNVDHCTRLCHASSVAALMEGIGSGAVTAPFRAAEKADCIIVIGARPGQNHPVAATYLKQAAKRGAKLYVLDPRKHALSRYATAMLQFKPGTDVALLNAMLNVIVTEELYDKQYIQAHTEGFEELAERVKAFPPEEMEKVCEIPAAVIRDVARSYATAQNSIIFWGMGISQHTHGTDNARCLISLALTTGQVGRPGTGLHPLRGQNNVQGASDAGLIPMVYPDYKAVGDEGIKKFYEDFWGTELDGDKGLTVVEIVDAILADQIKGMYILGENPAMSDPDQKHARQALAKLEHLVVQDIFMTETAWHADVILPASAHAEKWGTFTNTNRQVQIARPAVPPPGDARQDWWITTEIAKRMGLDWSYEGPWDVFAEMKQAMPSLNNITWERLEREEAVTYPCDAPDKPGNEIIFGEAFPTKSGRGKLVPTELLPPDELPDVEFPWVLTTGRLLEHWHTGAMTRRAGNLDALEPEAVAAVNPREVKRIGVEPGGKIKVATRRGEVTITLRADGDVPEGMVFIPFCFTEAAANLLTNPKLDPYGKIPEFKFCAAKIEALGDKVAAE, encoded by the coding sequence ATGGCCGAGACCAAGATCACTTTCGAGCTGAATGGCGAGACAGTCGAAGCTGCCGCGGGCGAGACCATCTGGCAGGTCGCCCAGCGCCAGGGCGTGGAGATCCCGCACCTCTGCTACCAGCCGGAACCCGGCTACCGGGCGGACGGCAACTGCCGCGCCTGCATGGTGGAGATCGAGGGCGAGCGGGTGCTCGCCGCCTCCTGCATCCGCGAGCCCGCCGAGGGCATGAAGGTCAAGACCGCCAGTGAGCGCGCCAAGAAGGCCCGCGACATGGTGTTCGAGCTGCTGGTCGCCGACCAGCCCAAGCGGGAGGTCGCGCACGACCCGGAGTCCAAGTTCTGGCACTGGGCCGCCGACATGGGCGTGACCGAAAGCCGCTTTCCGAAGGCCGAAGGATCCGTGATCGACAACAGCCACCCGGCCATGGCCGTCAATCTCGACGCCTGCATCCACTGCAATCTCTGTGTCAGGGCCTGCCGCGAAGTGCAGGTCAACGACGTGATCGGCATGGCCTACCGCGGCTCCAAGGCGCAGATCATCTTCGACTTCGATTCCGCCATGGGCGAGTCGACCTGCGTGGCCTGCGGCGAGTGCGTGCAGGCCTGCCCCACGGGCGCGCTGATGGAAGCCAACCTTCTCGACGAGACCGGCAAGCGCAGCGTCTATTCCGACAAGACCGTGGACAGCCTCTGCCCCTATTGCGGCGTCGGCTGCCAGACCACCGTCCACGTGAAGGACGACAAGGTCGTCCAGGTCGACGGGCGTAACGGCCCGGCGAACGAGAACCGGCTCTGCGTCAAGGGCCGCTTCGGCTTCGACTACATCCACAACCCCAACCGCCTGACCAAGCCGCTGATCCGCCGCGAGGACGCGCCCAAGGCCTGGGACGACAAGGTGGCCGACGGCAACCCCCTCACCCACTTCCGCGAGGCCAGCTGGGAAGAGGCGTTGGAGCGCGCGACCGCCGGCCTGAAGAAGGTCTATGAGGAGCACGGCCCCAAGGGCATCGCCGGGTTCGGCTCGGCCAAGGGCTCGAACGAAGAGGCCTATCTGTTCCAGAAGCTGATCCGCCAGGGCTTCCACACCAACAACGTCGACCACTGCACGCGGCTCTGCCATGCCTCCTCCGTCGCCGCCCTGATGGAGGGCATCGGCTCCGGCGCGGTGACCGCGCCCTTCCGCGCGGCCGAGAAGGCGGACTGCATCATCGTGATCGGCGCGCGCCCCGGACAGAACCACCCGGTCGCCGCCACCTATCTGAAGCAGGCGGCCAAGCGCGGCGCCAAGCTCTACGTGCTGGACCCGCGCAAGCATGCGCTCAGCCGCTATGCGACCGCGATGCTGCAGTTCAAGCCGGGCACCGACGTCGCGCTCTTGAACGCCATGCTGAACGTGATCGTGACGGAAGAGCTCTACGACAAGCAGTACATCCAGGCCCACACAGAGGGCTTCGAGGAACTGGCCGAGCGCGTGAAGGCCTTCCCGCCCGAGGAGATGGAGAAGGTCTGCGAGATTCCAGCAGCGGTCATCCGCGACGTGGCGCGCAGCTACGCGACCGCCCAGAACTCCATCATCTTCTGGGGCATGGGCATTTCCCAGCACACCCACGGCACCGACAACGCGCGCTGCCTGATCTCGCTGGCGCTGACCACGGGACAGGTCGGGCGGCCCGGCACGGGCCTGCATCCGCTGCGCGGTCAGAACAACGTGCAGGGCGCCTCCGACGCCGGCCTCATCCCCATGGTCTATCCGGACTACAAGGCGGTGGGCGACGAGGGCATCAAGAAGTTCTATGAGGACTTCTGGGGCACCGAGCTCGATGGAGACAAGGGCCTGACGGTGGTCGAGATCGTCGACGCCATCCTCGCGGACCAGATCAAGGGCATGTACATCCTGGGCGAAAACCCGGCCATGTCCGACCCCGACCAGAAACACGCCCGCCAGGCGCTGGCCAAGCTGGAACACCTGGTGGTGCAGGACATCTTCATGACCGAAACCGCCTGGCACGCCGACGTCATCCTACCGGCCTCGGCCCATGCCGAGAAGTGGGGCACCTTCACCAACACCAACCGTCAGGTGCAGATCGCCCGTCCCGCCGTGCCGCCGCCGGGCGACGCCCGCCAGGACTGGTGGATCACCACCGAGATCGCCAAGCGCATGGGGCTGGATTGGTCCTACGAGGGCCCCTGGGACGTCTTCGCCGAGATGAAGCAGGCCATGCCCTCGCTCAACAACATCACCTGGGAGCGGCTGGAGCGCGAAGAAGCGGTCACCTACCCCTGCGACGCCCCCGACAAGCCGGGCAACGAGATCATCTTCGGCGAGGCTTTCCCGACCAAGAGCGGGCGCGGCAAGCTGGTGCCGACGGAGCTGCTGCCGCCCGACGAGCTGCCGGACGTCGAGTTCCCCTGGGTGCTGACCACCGGGCGCCTGCTGGAACACTGGCACACCGGGGCCATGACTCGGCGCGCGGGCAACCTGGACGCTCTGGAGCCCGAGGCGGTGGCAGCGGTCAACCCGCGGGAGGTCAAGCGCATCGGCGTCGAACCCGGCGGGAAGATCAAGGTCGCCACGCGCCGCGGAGAGGTGACCATCACCCTGCGCGCCGACGGCGACGTGCCGGAGGGAATGGTCTTCATCCCCTTCTGCTTCACCGAGGCCGCAGCCAACCTGCTGACCAACCCGAAGCTCGATCCCTATGGGAAGATCCCGGAGTTCAAGTTCTGCGCGGCCAAGATCGAAGCGCTGGGCGACAAGGTGGCCGCGGAGTAG
- a CDS encoding NAD(P)H-dependent oxidoreductase subunit E produces the protein MPMDDAISARGIDRSIPPGSGRRFQPGFPKGRQLEEAAEAEVTKLLEGEQPLRRDRLIEYLHLIQDAVGHLPAGHLQALSQALSIPMAEVYEVASFYAHFDIVLDGETPPPAVTVRVCDSITCEMMGSEKLLAELPERLGADVRVLRAPCMGRCHCAPAAEVGHNHVDSATVESIAETIAGQHFHPEIPAYKDLDAYVAEGGYQLLRACLSGERDAEEVIKTLSDSNLRGLGGAGFPAGRKWGIVRQQPGPRLLTVNGDEGEPGTFKDRHYLERDPHRFLEGTLIAAWAVGCEAGYVYMRDEYPAVLEILRREMARLAEEGLTAHCPLELRRGAGAYICGEESAMLESIEGKRGLPRHRPPYIAQVGLFGRPTLNHNVETLHWVRDILENGASWFADEGMNGRKGLRSFSVSGRVKEPGVKLAPAGITMKQLIEDYCGGMEEGHSFKAYLPGGASGGILPASLGDVPLDFDTLQEHGCFIGSAAIVVLSDKDSIRAAVLNLMRFFEDESCGQCTPCRVGTEKAVALLKEAEWDQPLLQELSKLMIDASICGLGQAAPNPLLCALKYFPEEL, from the coding sequence ATGCCCATGGACGACGCCATCAGCGCACGCGGCATCGACCGCAGCATTCCCCCCGGTTCCGGGCGCCGCTTTCAACCAGGCTTTCCGAAGGGCCGCCAGTTGGAGGAGGCCGCCGAGGCCGAGGTGACGAAGCTGCTGGAGGGCGAACAGCCCCTGCGGCGCGACCGGCTGATCGAATACCTCCACCTGATCCAGGACGCCGTCGGCCATCTGCCGGCGGGCCATCTGCAGGCGCTGTCCCAGGCTCTCTCCATCCCCATGGCCGAGGTCTACGAGGTCGCCTCCTTCTACGCCCACTTCGATATCGTGCTGGACGGCGAGACGCCGCCGCCCGCCGTCACGGTCCGCGTCTGCGATTCCATCACCTGCGAGATGATGGGCTCGGAGAAGCTGCTGGCCGAACTGCCCGAGCGTCTGGGCGCCGATGTGCGGGTGCTCCGCGCCCCCTGCATGGGCCGCTGCCACTGCGCGCCCGCCGCCGAGGTCGGGCACAACCATGTCGATTCCGCCACTGTCGAGAGCATCGCCGAGACGATCGCCGGGCAGCACTTCCACCCCGAGATCCCGGCCTACAAGGACCTCGACGCCTATGTCGCGGAGGGCGGCTACCAGTTGCTGCGCGCCTGCCTGTCGGGCGAGCGCGACGCCGAGGAGGTCATCAAGACCCTTTCGGACTCCAACCTGCGCGGCCTGGGCGGCGCGGGCTTCCCGGCCGGGCGCAAGTGGGGCATCGTCCGCCAGCAGCCCGGACCGCGCCTCCTGACCGTCAACGGCGACGAGGGCGAGCCCGGCACCTTCAAGGACCGCCACTATCTGGAGCGCGACCCGCACCGCTTCCTGGAGGGCACGCTGATCGCCGCCTGGGCGGTCGGCTGCGAGGCGGGCTACGTCTACATGCGCGACGAGTACCCCGCCGTCCTGGAGATTCTGCGCCGGGAGATGGCGCGCCTCGCCGAGGAGGGCCTGACCGCCCACTGCCCGCTGGAACTGCGGCGCGGCGCCGGGGCCTACATCTGCGGCGAGGAGTCGGCGATGCTCGAGTCCATCGAGGGCAAGCGCGGCCTGCCCCGCCACCGCCCGCCCTACATCGCCCAGGTCGGCCTCTTCGGCCGTCCGACCCTGAACCACAACGTCGAGACGCTGCACTGGGTGCGCGACATCCTGGAGAACGGCGCCTCCTGGTTCGCCGACGAGGGGATGAACGGCCGCAAGGGCCTGCGTTCCTTCTCGGTTTCGGGCCGCGTCAAGGAGCCGGGCGTGAAGCTGGCCCCCGCCGGCATCACCATGAAACAGCTGATCGAGGACTACTGCGGCGGCATGGAAGAAGGCCACAGCTTCAAGGCCTACCTCCCCGGCGGCGCATCGGGCGGCATCCTGCCCGCCTCCCTGGGCGACGTGCCGCTCGACTTCGACACGCTTCAGGAACACGGCTGCTTCATCGGCTCCGCAGCCATCGTGGTGCTCTCGGACAAGGACTCGATCCGCGCCGCCGTCCTGAACCTCATGCGCTTCTTCGAGGACGAGTCCTGCGGTCAGTGCACCCCCTGCCGCGTCGGCACGGAAAAGGCCGTCGCGCTGCTGAAAGAGGCCGAATGGGACCAGCCCCTGCTTCAGGAGCTGTCGAAGCTGATGATCGACGCCTCCATCTGCGGCCTCGGGCAGGCCGCGCCCAACCCCCTGCTCTGCGCTCTCAAATACTTCCCAGAGGAGCTCTGA
- a CDS encoding DUF3553 domain-containing protein — protein sequence MELVPGTIVRHPQQPDWGLGQVQSAIGDRITVNFENAGKVLIDRRRIELEVVDAEDY from the coding sequence GTGGAGCTGGTACCGGGAACCATTGTCCGCCACCCCCAGCAACCGGACTGGGGATTGGGGCAGGTCCAATCGGCCATCGGCGACCGCATCACGGTGAACTTCGAGAACGCCGGGAAGGTGCTGATCGACCGCCGCCGCATAGAGTTGGAGGTGGTGGATGCCGAAGACTATTAA
- a CDS encoding histidine phosphotransferase family protein: MAELLSARICHDLVNPVGACNNGLDMLSDPSSDIFDEARQLAIDSGRSAARTLQYFRLAYGTAAARAGPGGSDVKRQVEEFFSEGAVQISWSDESYNDPIDAPLTKLLLNLLLVADESLPRGGSLSVQIVATGAGGHEIAILAMGEGARLREETAEGLKRDLPDSALNTRNIQGVFTRVLSVSLGAELGVDDSQDNCVIFSVAT; this comes from the coding sequence TTGGCTGAGCTTCTGAGCGCCCGGATTTGCCACGATCTGGTGAATCCCGTCGGCGCCTGCAACAACGGGTTGGACATGCTCTCCGACCCCAGTTCCGATATTTTCGATGAAGCCCGTCAGTTGGCCATCGACAGCGGGCGCTCGGCGGCGCGCACCCTGCAATACTTCCGTCTCGCCTACGGGACGGCCGCGGCGCGGGCCGGACCGGGCGGCTCCGACGTGAAGCGCCAGGTCGAGGAGTTCTTCTCCGAGGGCGCCGTTCAGATCTCCTGGTCCGATGAGAGCTACAACGACCCGATAGACGCGCCCCTGACCAAGCTGCTTTTGAACCTGTTGCTGGTGGCGGATGAGTCCCTGCCGCGGGGCGGGTCGCTATCGGTCCAGATCGTGGCCACCGGGGCGGGCGGGCATGAAATCGCGATCCTTGCCATGGGCGAGGGCGCGCGGCTGCGCGAGGAAACCGCCGAGGGACTTAAGCGCGACTTGCCGGACAGCGCGCTCAACACGCGGAACATCCAGGGCGTCTTCACCCGCGTCCTCTCGGTCTCCCTGGGCGCGGAACTCGGCGTCGACGACAGTCAGGACAACTGCGTGATCTTCTCGGTTGCCACCTGA
- a CDS encoding Fe(3+) ABC transporter substrate-binding protein, giving the protein MFDARGKFLAFTPLSLAAAAVAGLTLFSGAAEAQEKVLNIYSARHYQTDEQLYEGFTEATGIEINRIEGKDDALIERLKSEGRNSPADILITVDAGRLWRAEEAGLFQPVESEVLNQRIPANLRHPDGDWFGFSTRARLIFYNKENVDPSGLERYEDLAAPQWKGQVCIRSSSNIYNLSLMGSIIEANGEAAAQDWAEGVVANMAREPQGGDTDQLRAVAAGECGVAVANSYYYFRLLRSDDAEDRAVAEKLGVVLPNQQDRGVHVNISGAGVAAHAPHPENAVAFLEYLASDAAQHYFADGNNEFPAVESVEANETVQSLGDFKIDPVNVSVYGENQPKAQMIFDRAGWK; this is encoded by the coding sequence ATGTTCGACGCTCGCGGCAAATTCCTTGCCTTCACCCCCCTGTCCCTAGCGGCTGCGGCGGTGGCCGGCCTGACGCTCTTCTCCGGCGCCGCCGAGGCGCAGGAGAAGGTGCTGAACATCTATAGCGCGCGCCACTACCAGACGGACGAGCAGCTCTACGAAGGCTTCACCGAAGCCACCGGCATCGAGATCAACCGGATCGAGGGCAAGGATGATGCGCTCATCGAGCGCCTGAAGAGCGAAGGGCGGAACAGCCCCGCCGACATCCTGATCACCGTGGACGCCGGACGGCTCTGGCGCGCGGAGGAGGCAGGGCTGTTTCAGCCGGTCGAGTCCGAGGTCTTGAACCAGCGCATCCCCGCGAACCTGCGCCATCCCGACGGCGATTGGTTCGGCTTTTCGACCCGCGCGCGGCTGATCTTCTACAACAAGGAGAATGTCGATCCCTCGGGCCTGGAGCGCTACGAGGACCTCGCGGCGCCCCAGTGGAAGGGGCAGGTCTGCATCCGCTCCTCCTCCAACATCTATAACCTCTCGCTGATGGGCTCGATCATTGAGGCCAACGGCGAGGCGGCGGCCCAGGACTGGGCCGAGGGCGTCGTTGCGAACATGGCGCGCGAACCCCAGGGCGGCGATACCGATCAGCTCCGCGCGGTGGCCGCCGGGGAATGCGGCGTGGCCGTCGCCAACAGCTACTACTACTTCCGCCTTCTGCGCTCCGACGACGCCGAAGACCGCGCGGTGGCCGAGAAGCTGGGCGTGGTGCTGCCCAACCAGCAGGACCGTGGCGTGCACGTGAACATCTCGGGCGCCGGCGTGGCGGCTCACGCTCCGCACCCAGAGAACGCCGTTGCCTTCCTGGAATACCTCGCGAGCGACGCCGCGCAGCACTACTTCGCGGACGGCAACAACGAGTTTCCGGCGGTCGAAAGCGTGGAGGCGAACGAAACCGTCCAGTCGCTGGGCGACTTCAAGATCGATCCCGTCAACGTCTCGGTCTATGGCGAGAACCAGCCGAAGGCCCAGATGATCTTCGACCGCGCTGGCTGGAAGTAA
- a CDS encoding iron ABC transporter permease has translation MASIDETPSLPASGSGGGFSSRGRGARWLSFSAILIAALFLIPTLSVLLTVFQPGSGTWGHLADTVLPTYIANTLWLALGVGAGVLLMGVSSAWLVTMCRFPGRPIFEWAMVLPLAVPAYVMAYTYTDFLQYSGPLQSMIRDLTGWSAQDYWFPNIRSLSGAVMLLSLVLYPYVYIMARSAFMEQSICALEVSRTLGCTAWSSFFRVALPLARPSLVAGLSLALMETLADFGTVSYFGVQTFTTGIVRAWFSMGDRIAAAQLSAALLGFVFLLLIAERYSRGARRYHQATQRYQALTPYRLRGWRATGAILACGLPLLLGFILPAAVLIKMTVEAGDQQFGGRFFELAGNSFLLAGITAVLAVLLAVVIAYALRLAPLGVTRLAARLAAMGYAIPGTVIAVGVLIPFARFDNWLDGLMRDSFGVSTGLLLTGTMAALVFAYLVRFLAVSLNAVESSLTKVRASMDDAARSLGRGPFGALREVHLPIIRTGLLSAGLVVFVDVMKELPATLVMRPFNLDTLAVQAYNLAADERLTEASTSALAIVVVGILPVILLSRAIARSRPGHGGSRG, from the coding sequence TTGGCCAGCATCGACGAGACTCCTTCCCTCCCCGCCTCCGGTAGTGGCGGAGGTTTCTCCTCCCGCGGACGGGGCGCCCGCTGGCTGTCCTTTTCGGCGATCCTGATCGCCGCGCTCTTCCTGATTCCCACGCTGTCGGTTCTTCTCACCGTCTTTCAGCCCGGCAGCGGCACCTGGGGCCATCTCGCGGACACGGTCCTGCCGACCTATATCGCCAATACCCTCTGGCTGGCGCTGGGGGTCGGCGCCGGGGTTCTGCTGATGGGCGTCTCCTCGGCCTGGCTGGTGACCATGTGCCGCTTTCCCGGCCGCCCGATCTTCGAGTGGGCCATGGTCCTGCCGCTGGCGGTGCCCGCCTACGTCATGGCCTATACCTACACCGACTTCCTGCAGTATTCCGGCCCGCTGCAGAGCATGATCCGGGACCTCACCGGCTGGTCTGCGCAAGACTACTGGTTTCCGAACATCCGCTCCTTGAGCGGCGCGGTCATGCTGCTCTCCCTGGTGCTCTATCCTTACGTCTACATCATGGCGCGCAGCGCCTTCATGGAGCAGTCGATCTGCGCGCTGGAGGTCAGCCGCACGCTGGGCTGCACGGCCTGGAGCAGCTTTTTCAGGGTCGCCCTGCCGCTGGCCCGGCCCTCTCTGGTCGCGGGCCTGTCGCTGGCGCTGATGGAGACCCTGGCGGATTTCGGCACGGTCTCCTATTTCGGGGTTCAGACCTTCACCACGGGGATCGTGCGCGCCTGGTTCTCCATGGGCGATCGCATCGCCGCCGCGCAGCTCTCGGCAGCGCTGTTGGGCTTCGTCTTCCTATTGCTGATCGCCGAGCGCTATTCGCGCGGCGCGCGGCGCTATCATCAGGCGACCCAGCGCTATCAGGCGTTGACCCCCTACCGCTTGAGAGGATGGCGCGCCACCGGGGCGATCCTGGCCTGCGGGCTGCCGCTCCTCCTCGGATTCATCCTTCCGGCGGCTGTGCTGATCAAGATGACCGTCGAGGCGGGCGACCAGCAGTTCGGCGGCCGCTTCTTCGAGCTTGCGGGGAACTCTTTCCTGCTGGCCGGGATCACGGCGGTTCTGGCGGTGCTGCTGGCGGTCGTGATCGCCTACGCCTTGAGGCTGGCGCCGCTGGGCGTCACGCGCCTGGCGGCGCGGCTCGCGGCCATGGGCTACGCCATTCCCGGCACGGTGATCGCGGTCGGCGTGCTGATCCCCTTCGCGCGTTTCGACAACTGGCTGGACGGTCTGATGCGCGACAGCTTCGGGGTCTCCACCGGCCTGCTTCTCACCGGCACCATGGCGGCCTTGGTCTTCGCCTACCTGGTGCGTTTCCTGGCGGTCTCCCTCAACGCTGTCGAATCCAGCCTCACCAAGGTGCGGGCCAGCATGGACGATGCCGCGCGCAGTCTGGGACGCGGCCCCTTCGGCGCCCTGCGCGAGGTGCACCTGCCGATCATCCGCACCGGTCTTCTGAGCGCGGGGCTGGTCGTCTTTGTGGACGTCATGAAGGAGCTTCCGGCAACGCTGGTGATGCGCCCCTTCAACCTCGACACCCTGGCGGTCCAGGCCTACAACCTCGCCGCCGACGAGCGCCTTACCGAGGCCTCCACCTCCGCCCTGGCGATCGTCGTGGTCGGCATCCTTCCCGTCATCCTGCTCAGCCGCGCCATCGCCCGGTCGCGGCCCGGTCACGGCGGCAGCCGGGGCTAG
- a CDS encoding response regulator transcription factor — translation MRVLLVEDDSATARSIEMMLRSEGYVCDSTDLGEDGFEIAKIYDYDVIILDLMLPDMDGYDVLRRLRDAKVGTPILVLSGLSGLDEKVKCLGFGADDYLTKPFHKLELVARLQAIVRRTRGHSDAVIRTGRLEVNLENKMAEVEGKPVKLTGKEYAILELLSLRKGSTLTKENFLNHLYGGMDEPDLKIIDVFVCKLRKKLSEATGGDTYIETVWGRGYRLRDPDPAGETLEEGEAETQAETKKAVNA, via the coding sequence ATGAGAGTACTTCTGGTAGAGGACGATTCCGCCACGGCGCGCAGCATCGAGATGATGCTCCGCTCCGAAGGTTACGTCTGCGATTCAACCGATCTCGGCGAGGACGGCTTCGAAATCGCCAAGATCTACGACTACGACGTCATCATTCTGGACCTGATGCTGCCCGATATGGACGGCTATGACGTCCTGCGGCGGTTGCGCGACGCGAAGGTCGGCACACCAATTCTGGTCCTGTCGGGGCTTTCCGGCCTGGACGAGAAGGTCAAGTGCCTGGGCTTCGGGGCCGACGACTACCTGACCAAACCCTTCCACAAGCTGGAACTGGTGGCCCGGCTTCAGGCCATAGTCCGCCGCACGCGCGGGCATTCCGACGCCGTCATCCGGACCGGCCGGCTCGAGGTCAATCTTGAGAACAAGATGGCCGAGGTCGAGGGCAAGCCGGTCAAGCTGACCGGCAAGGAATACGCCATCCTCGAACTGCTCTCCCTGCGCAAGGGCTCGACCCTGACCAAGGAGAACTTCCTGAACCACCTCTATGGCGGCATGGACGAGCCGGATCTGAAGATCATCGACGTCTTCGTCTGCAAGCTGCGCAAGAAGCTGTCCGAGGCGACCGGCGGCGATACCTACATCGAGACCGTCTGGGGCCGCGGCTATCGTCTGCGCGACCCGGATCCCGCCGGCGAGACCCTCGAGGAGGGCGAAGCCGAGACGCAAGCCGAGACCAAGAAAGCGGTCAACGCCTAA
- the dksA gene encoding RNA polymerase-binding protein DksA, giving the protein MSSVKTRSNYRPTEKEEFMNPKMREYFRGKLLAWREELLRESSETLQHLQSESLAEPDIADRASLETDRSLELRTRDRERKLIAKIDMALQRIEDGTYGYCEETDEPISLRRLEARPIATLSIEAQERHERMERTQRDD; this is encoded by the coding sequence ATGTCCTCTGTGAAGACCCGTTCTAACTACCGTCCGACGGAGAAGGAGGAGTTCATGAACCCCAAGATGCGGGAGTACTTCCGCGGCAAGCTTCTGGCTTGGCGGGAGGAACTGCTGCGGGAGTCCTCTGAAACTCTTCAACACCTTCAGTCGGAAAGCCTGGCGGAACCCGACATCGCCGATCGCGCCTCCCTGGAGACCGATCGCTCGCTAGAGCTGCGCACCCGCGACCGGGAGCGTAAGTTGATCGCCAAGATCGACATGGCGTTGCAGCGGATCGAGGATGGCACCTACGGCTACTGCGAGGAAACCGACGAGCCGATCAGCCTGCGCCGTCTAGAGGCCCGGCCGATCGCAACGCTCTCGATCGAAGCGCAGGAGCGCCATGAGCGCATGGAGCGCACGCAGCGCGACGACTGA
- a CDS encoding response regulator has product MTKRPDLSQESGAEQAPKDDRSQNQLTANPVSQDRGAVDCTQEDAKAAKEAAPNMARDKGDALTRLANDISHDFNNLITSILGNAEALRQRFEGTPSAHAEIATIRGEAQRAASILRRLTSVSDEALLTTPVTSEPPLPSGDEKLAGDANGVGEVDADLAVRPTRVLLAEDDASVRRIVALTLRKNGYEVTACATGEEAWQVFAKSPSRFDLLITDLSMPVLDGASLIQRVRLLHPRLRALLISGYCDDRQAFDLVKSGAVGFLPKPFNTNEFLSFVRGHMEAA; this is encoded by the coding sequence ATGACGAAGAGACCAGACCTCTCCCAGGAATCCGGCGCCGAGCAGGCTCCGAAAGACGACCGCAGCCAGAACCAGCTGACCGCCAATCCCGTCTCCCAGGATCGCGGAGCTGTCGACTGCACTCAAGAAGACGCCAAGGCGGCCAAGGAGGCGGCCCCGAACATGGCCCGGGACAAGGGGGATGCCCTGACCCGGCTCGCCAACGACATTTCGCATGACTTCAACAACCTGATCACCTCGATCCTCGGCAACGCAGAGGCGCTGCGGCAGCGGTTCGAGGGAACGCCCAGCGCCCATGCCGAAATCGCCACGATCCGGGGCGAGGCGCAGCGGGCCGCCTCGATCCTGCGACGGCTCACCTCGGTCAGCGACGAGGCCCTCCTGACCACGCCCGTCACCTCGGAGCCACCGCTGCCCTCGGGCGACGAGAAGCTGGCGGGCGATGCGAATGGAGTGGGCGAGGTCGATGCCGATCTCGCGGTGCGACCGACCCGCGTTCTCCTGGCCGAGGACGACGCCTCGGTCCGGCGCATCGTGGCCCTGACCTTGCGCAAGAACGGCTACGAAGTGACGGCCTGCGCGACCGGTGAGGAGGCCTGGCAGGTTTTCGCCAAGTCGCCGAGCCGCTTCGATCTTCTGATCACGGATCTCTCGATGCCGGTGCTCGACGGCGCCAGCCTGATCCAGCGGGTGCGGCTTCTCCACCCCAGGCTCCGCGCGCTTTTGATCTCGGGCTACTGCGACGACCGTCAGGCGTTCGACCTGGTGAAGAGCGGTGCGGTGGGCTTCCTGCCCAAGCCCTTCAACACCAACGAGTTCCTGAGCTTCGTGCGCGGACACATGGAAGCCGCCTGA